The Gossypium hirsutum isolate 1008001.06 chromosome D02, Gossypium_hirsutum_v2.1, whole genome shotgun sequence region ATGGCTATGAAATAAGTTGGTCAAGTGGTTTGTCACCGAAAACCTAAGTAGGATGACAATTGGACACATTGTCAATCACTTCAAATAAGATGCGGTTGGTTGGTGTTAGAGGTGGCGGGTAATATGCGGGACCCATATGGCCATGTGGTCAAGGAGTGATGGTGAGGAGTTATTCTTAAGGGTCTTTTAGAGAAGTATCCTCGAGGAGTGAGTTCTTAAGGGGAGCATCCGTGAGGTAGagatatatcatatataaatatataaatatgtgataatttaagtataaaataaaaaaatttgtacattgaaaaaaattattatagcaCAAACATCCAGTTTATCTTTCATTGTGTAAAACAAATTTTGGCCCAAACCCAAACAATGATGACTTGAATAATTAATTCGAAACCCAAAGGTCAACCTCTTCATTTAATAGCTAGAGTTAGGTATAAATGAGATATTGGTTGTAAGCTACTAGAGTCCCAATTGGAAAAACTCTATTCGGTAATTATCGAGTCGAGCTTGAGCAACTTGAGCTATCGATTGAGTCAAATTCAAGCTTAGTAATATTTTGCTCGAACTActcatgagttttttttttaatatacatttttaatattttatattattaaattatgttattaactttaatatatattatcaGTCCTAAGCTTAATTATCGTACCAAGCTCGAGCACATATAAGCTTAATTTTGGGGTAAGATAAGGCAAGATCAAAGAAGTTATTTCATAATTGGGTtgacatgaaaattttaaataaaatcatactCAAAAGAGATCAAggcgaaaaatataaaaatcaaatcaaatcgagGTGAACAAAAAAAATCTCGCCTTACCCGTTGTCCTACCTAATGTTACATCTCCCCACTTTTATACTTTTAAGATGTCTTTAAATTTTAGATCCTTTcaagatattaaaaaaataaacaaatagtcGAATGAATCAtatgtatttaatattaaaaaaaataaacaaatagtcGAATGAATCATATGTATTTAATATTAATCTCGAGTTCAATTCCTcttttgaataaataaagaaTGGGTACATACAAGAAGTTGTGGTGGGCTAAATAAGAGCTAAAACAAAGAAGACTCATACCCAATTTCAACCAAAAGGTCCAAAACCCTAAGACCACTTGGGGTTACTATTTGAGTCAAAGACATTGACCTAGGACAGATCACCCACAACGAAGTGAAAGAAAAATCAACGCTTTGAACAATTTTCTCTTTTGGTCACcagtttgaaaatatttttcaactcAAGCAATCAAGGACTAAAaccgtcatcatcatcatcatcatatataAACGTTTCAATTTCAAACCGAAACTTCTTAAAGTTCCCCATAACCAAaaacaggaaagaaagaaagaaaacgaaACCCTACCATGGATGAGCTGATAAAACAACTATTAGGTGAACATGGAACAATATGGTACGAAACAACCCCTGTTCTTCAACCTGTTAGACCAAGCGCTTTTCAGCCATATCCAAGAACACCCAGAACCGAACCATGGTTGGAAGCCGCTGGATGTAACAATGGAGTGAGATCAGGGAACGTAAACAAGAGAATGATCGAGTTCTTGAGGAAAACAAATTGGGTTTCAGTCATATCCAAAGACAAACAAAAACAGAGGTGTCTTAAGCACATGATGAATGAGAGAACAAGAAGAGAAAAGCAGAAAAAATGCTACTTCGCCTTGTATTCAATGCTTCCTCTTGGAACAAAGGTgggtatttttttgtttttgtatgaGTGttgattatgtttttttttttagctttttggtTGGTCATTAATGGCAGAACGATAAGAACTCGATAGTTCAAATGGCAACCATGAGAGTTCGAGAGCTGGAAATGGAGAGGGAGGAATTGCAGAGGAGGAACAGCGAATTGCTTGTAAATTTGGGTGGCAATGCCAATAATGAAGGAGCCAAGATTAGAGCAAGGATAGATGATCCAAGTTATGGGAATGATTACATGTTGGAGGTTTTGAAGTGCTTGAAGACATTGGATTCGAAACCCAGAATGATCCGAACAACGGTTTACAATCAAGAACTGGTTTTGGATCTTGCAACTAAGGTTTGCCCTGTTTTTTCTTTGCATCATTACAAATTGAGTTAACTAATTGCAACATTTGTTGTTTGTTTTGATAGATGAAAGCTGCCGATGTAGAAAATGCTATAAACAGAACATTGCAAGAAGTGGAGAGGAAGCTTGAGGAACGTAGGACCAGATGATTTGATGTCAAATCAGAGACAAGATTCAATATTTCTAATCTTACACCACTGGATAACCAAAGATTAGATCCTGAACATGATTTTGTTCTGATAATTAAATTCCGCTTATAGTGATGACAATAAGATGAGTTTTGCTCTAATGAACTGTTGCATATTTACCAATAAAATTTTGGACATTCATTCCccattttcatcatcatttaaaaccctaaatttgTGTAATTGAAGATTTAATATCTTTTACTAGTCCAACTATGGTTCAATCGACAAAATAAACAAACTTCATCTTCACCACAAAATCTAAAGACATCTCCAGCTACCACAACAAATAGATGAACCAAAGCACTCTTTAAAACATTGTCAAGTCTCTCATTATCTAAAGGAGCAACCAAAAGGATGTGAATTTTTCATTACTAAGAGTGcaacaaacaaaatttaactcTCAAATAGTAAACCCCAAATTGAGGCTCCAAGCAGCATGAAAGGGCTTCACTTCAGAGGGATGAACCTCGAAGAATGAGTAGCACCGATACCAGGTCTACCGTGCTTAACTGGCTTGTACGAAATAGAGAACTCAGCAAGGTAATGGCTGATCATTTCGGGCTTGATCTCAACCTGATTGAATGTCTTGCCATTGTACACACCGATAATGCTACCAATCATTTCGGGTACTATGATCATATTTCGGAGGTGGGTTCTGACTGGTTCTGGCTTCTCACCTGGTGGAGCCTCCCTTTTCTGGGTTAAGACATCCGAACAAAGATTATGCTTTAAGTATAATGTTTAACTCGAATAGAACTATCAAACACTAATGAGATTTTATCAAGATAATATCCTGTAAACCTGGATTTAGAACGAAAATTCTGCAACAAAAACGCTACACCAACAATGAATCACTCTAACATTATACAGTTACCCTAACCATCCAACAATGATCAGAAGtagaaaattaaaaggaaaatgaaCTAAGAAAATGCAAAAATATGGAGCAGATAGTTGTCATAATTTATCATGTTCTATTATGCACATTCAAGGACTGGGACATAAttgaaaatataaacaaatgaaatgcaaccAATTGAAGTACAAGCATTAACATAAGGCTTCAGTTGCTAGAATTTGGCAGAAAACAAATTTccaaataaaaatgaatatatccatcaaaaatgataaatgaaaatggaGAATTAGAGTCATGGAACAAACAATCCTAACATAACTATGAATACTCAAAATTAAGTCAAAATTCTCAACTTTCACATCAAATTTTAGATCTAAGATAAAtccaaaattgatgaaaaaaagaaatgaaaagagcAAAAGGGAAGAACAAATTACCGCCTTGCGAAGTTTCTTGATTAAAGCCATGGGCTTTCTCTTGAGACCCCTCCGGAAcctataacaaaaaaaaaaaggaaaacccaTTTCATATTTTTCACTAATGGCAATTGAGAAAAAAcatattttgcaaaaaaaaatgaaacttgcTTCTGTTTTCTTATTACCTTCTGCGAGCACGGGCAGGAAAGAGCTTGACAAGCTCATCAGTGGACATATCAAGGAGAGCATCCAAATCAACACCTCTGAAGCTAAACTTCTTGAATGTTCGCTTCTTGGGCACTCCAGCCGCCGCCACCTCCGTCTCAACATCCGCCTATCAGAAAAAAACCATTTTCCCCACCATAAGAGCAACAAAGAATAAGAAGAAAGATGAAGCAGAGGAGAGAGGTCACTTACCATGGTCGAAAGGCTTGAATTCTAAAGCTGTAGCCGTTAGGGTTTTGTTTGGGGGAGGTTAGTGAAAATTATTTTTGGATAAGTAGTTTCGTATATAAAGGCTGAAACCCTAAAGTAAATTTTTAGAAATAGTGTAAGTGTTGGATATTTGTTGGGCTGAGCCTGtaacatgtttttttaaaaacttatcaAAGTGTTTTTTGGGTCGGGTTATTTATCTAGTTCTAAAAGTCCGTCCGAATAGTGAGaagatttaaa contains the following coding sequences:
- the LOC107927776 gene encoding transcription factor bHLH92, with amino-acid sequence MDELIKQLLGEHGTIWYETTPVLQPVRPSAFQPYPRTPRTEPWLEAAGCNNGVRSGNVNKRMIEFLRKTNWVSVISKDKQKQRCLKHMMNERTRREKQKKCYFALYSMLPLGTKNDKNSIVQMATMRVRELEMEREELQRRNSELLVNLGGNANNEGAKIRARIDDPSYGNDYMLEVLKCLKTLDSKPRMIRTTVYNQELVLDLATKMKAADVENAINRTLQEVERKLEERRTR
- the LOC107927778 gene encoding 40S ribosomal protein S15-4 gives rise to the protein MADVETEVAAAGVPKKRTFKKFSFRGVDLDALLDMSTDELVKLFPARARRRFRRGLKRKPMALIKKLRKAKREAPPGEKPEPVRTHLRNMIIVPEMIGSIIGVYNGKTFNQVEIKPEMISHYLAEFSISYKPVKHGRPGIGATHSSRFIPLK